The Solanum lycopersicum chromosome 6, SLM_r2.1 genome has a window encoding:
- the LOC104645247 gene encoding uncharacterized protein, with the protein MKLKDLKAKNYFFQAIDHPILERILCKNTSKHIWDSMRRKYQSCAKTKRQQLQDLRTEFETLKMKSGKSITYYFSRVMPIVNKVRLQGDKSDDVSIVEKILRSVTPKFNFVVFAIEESHDIDNLSLDELQSSLLVNEKKLIQPEQEEKSLQVSTPAGKHDKTETNGYKDS; encoded by the coding sequence ATGAAATTGAAAGATCTAAAAGCaaagaattatttctttcaggcTATAGATCATCCAATCTTGGAGAGAATTCTTTGCAAAAACACCTCCAAGCACATATGGGATTCAATGAGAAGGAAGTATCAAAGTTGTGCGAAGACTAAAAGACAACAACTTCAGGACCTTCGCACTGAATTTGAGACATTGAAGATGAAGTCTGGAAAATCAATTACATATTACTTCTCAAGAGTAATGCCCATTGTCAACAAGGTGAGGCTACAGGGTGATAAATCAGATGATGTGTCTATTGTAGAGAAGATCTTGAGATCAGTAACACCAAAGTTTAATTTTGTTGTCTTTGCCATAGAGGAGTCACATGATATTGACAATTTATCACTGGACGAACTGCAAAGTTCGTTGTTAGTTAATGAGAAAAAGTTGATCCAACCTGAACAAGAGGAGAAATCTCTTCAGGTTTCAACTCCGGCAGGTAAGCATGATAAGACGGAAACAAATGGATACAAGGATTCTTAA